Proteins co-encoded in one Lasioglossum baleicum chromosome 14, iyLasBale1, whole genome shotgun sequence genomic window:
- the LOC143215526 gene encoding atrial natriuretic peptide receptor 1 isoform X2 — translation MLNEIMVTMKDLPRHRALSVIVKFLVIVGISRTLGYVNVSLADHGDSPRIYNVGVLMASHLNSPFDLERCGPAVDLALAEVNDFLNVHNVQLRKVQGSYPSCSGAMAPGLAADMHFRDNVIAFIGPACAFALEPVARLAAYWNTPIITGMGDQPPSEGELSVTSGILGRINKWKNESSGIFKDKSKYPTLTRMSYCQCRLRLVFSSIFKEFGWSHVALILDRSDLFSWTVGKNLEYGLRKKGLLKFVRELDGNSADEPYHFYLRDASMYARVLILSVRGTLVRKFMLAAHDLGMTRGDWAFLDVEIFQGSYWGDHDWEVGDEDDAVARKAYEALLRVSLLQPTSPRFQDFAETVRQRAQTDYNYTFSEGEEVNFFIGAFYDGVYLLGIALNETLAEGGDILDGISITRRMWDRDFIGITGHVRIDDNGDRDADYSILDLDPITGRFEVVAHYRGLNREYSPVPGKKIHWPGGREGPPADVPECGFLGNDPACTSRTEAYTFVVYTSLALAAFLLAAVAATCVLYRHLRLSADLNNMSWRIRPEELLLEIGKPFSSKINLHQAISENFGLEQRIRRGSQLSCESLPLNTVFTTVGIYKGERVAIKKITKKKVVDITKKLLWEIKQVRDVTSENTVRFIGACLCSPSPTVLILTEYCPRGSLKDVLENEAIKLDWNFRMSLIHDIVKGMSYLHTSEVSAHGKLRSCNCLIDGRFVLKISDFGLKTLTTPSDLIMDDVYYTKLLWIAPELLPLTVTPGSAATQKGDVYSFAIILEEIVVRGGPYETVKGFMTPQEIVSRVAASETPPFRPEVTPKDCPPDILFLMEKCWNEMAEERPTFHAVRGTIRGIMKGYCENLMDDLLRRMEQYANNLEALVEEKTEQLSLEKRRSEELLYQVLPRQVACQLMAGELVQPEQFECVTIYFSDIVGFTALCAQSTPMEVVDFLNDLYSTFDRIIEFYDVYKVETIGDAYMVVSGLPERNGDVHAKEIALMALTILDSVKSFTIMHKQNTQLSVRIGVHSGPVCAGVVGQKMPHYCLFGDTVNTASRMESSGLPLCIHVSEATKCILDKFGTFDLELRGEVELKGKGRVTSYWLKGCSETDPRPPTPKYRRHSASSPENNLNPLIFPPNNTNGPKTNNNTFINLSELQ, via the exons ATGTTgaacgaaattatggtgaccatgAAGGATCTTCCGCGCCATCGCGCTTTGTCAGTGATTGTGAAGTTTCTGGTTATCGTTGGGATCTCTCGGACACTCGGATATGTCAATGTCTCGTTGG CTGATCATGGGGACTCCCCGAGGATCTACAACGTCGGTGTTCTGATGGCCTCGCATCTGAACAGCCCGTTCGATCTCGAGAGATGCGGTCCAGCCGTCGACTTGGCCTTGGCCGAAGTGAACGACTTTCTGAACGTCCATAACGTACAGCTGAGGAAAGTTCAAGGAAG CTACCCATCCTGCAGCGGGGCGATGGCACCGGGGTTGGCAGCGGACATGCACTTCCGAGACAACGTGATAGCGTTCATAGGTCCGGCTTGCGCGTTCGCTTTGGAACCGGTAGCGAGGCTCGCAGCCTATTGGAACACTCCGATTATCACAGGAATGGGCGATCAA CCACCGTCGGAAGGCGAGTTGTCCGTAACCTCCGGCATCCTTGGCAGAATCAATAAGTGGAAAAACGAAAGCTCG GGCATTTTCAAGGACAAGAGCAAGTATCCAACCCTGACCAGGATGTCCTACTGCCAGTGCAGACTGCGACTGGTCTTCTCCAGTATTTTTAAAGAGTTCGGATGGTCTCATGTTGCCTTGATATTGGATAGGTCCGATCTGTTCTCGTGGACCGTGGGGAAGAATTTAGAGTACGGTCTCCGGAAAAAGGGGTTGCTCAAGTTTGTTAGGGAACTCGATGGCAACTCCGCCGATGAACCCTATCACTTTTATTTGAGGGATGCTAGCATGTATGCCAGAG TGTTGATTCTCAGTGTTCGCGGGACACTCGTCCGGAAATTCATGCTAGCTGCTCACGATTTGGGAATGACCAGAGGCGATTGGGCGTTTCTCGATGTCGAAATATTTCAG GGTTCCTATTGGGGCGATCATGATTGGGAAGTCGGCGACGAGGACGACGCTGTGGCGAGGAAAGCTTACGAGGCTTTGCTCAGAGTCTCTCTATTGCAACCGACAAGTCCGAGGTTTCAAGATTTCGCGGAGACGGTGCGACAAAGGGCGCAAACCGATTACAACTACACTTTTTCCGAAGGAGAGGAA GTGAACTTCTTCATCGGAGCGTTCTACGACGGAGTCTATCTACTTGGTATAGCCCTGAACGAGACATTGGCAGAGGGTGGCGACATCCTAGATGGAATCTCGATCACCAGGAGGATGTGGGACCGGGACTTCATTGGTATTACGGGACACGTGAGGATCGACGACAATGGTGACCGCGACGCCGACTACAGTATCCTGGATTTAGATCCTATCACTGGAAG GTTCGAGGTGGTCGCTCACTATCGTGGATTGAATCGGGAGTACAGTCCGGTTCCGGGGAAGAAGATTCACTGGCCAGGAGGGAGAGAAGGTCCTCCAGCTGATGTTCCGGAATGCGGATTTCTGGGGAATGATCCTGCGTGCACATCGAGGACGGAAGCTTACACTTTCGTTGTGTATACGAGTCTAGCGCTTGCAGCTTTTCTGCTAGCTGCTGTGGCTGCCACGTGCGTTTTGTACAG ACACTTGAGATTGTCGGCGGATCTGAACAATATGTCTTGGAGGATCAGACCCGAAGAGCTGTTGCTGGAGATAGGGAAACCGTTTTCGTCGAAGATCAACTTGCACCAAGCCATATCCGAG aatTTTGGACTGGAGCAACGGATTCGAAGAGGATCGCAACTCAGTTGCGAATCCCTGCCGCTGAACACAGTGTTCACCACGGTAGGGATTTACAAAGGTGAGAGGGTGGCTATCAAGAAGATTACCAAGAAGAAGGTGGTCGACATCACGAAGAAGTTACTGTGGGAGATTAAGCAAGTGAGAGATGTTACTTCGGAGAACACTGTCAG atttaTAGGCGCCTGTCTCTGTTCTCCGTCGCCGACAGTTCTGATCCTGACGGAGTATTGTCCTCGTGGGTCCTTAAAGGATGTCCTGGAGAACGAGGCCATCAAACTCGACTGGAACTTCCGGATGTCCTTGATTCACGACATAGTGAAG GGGATGTCCTATCTTCACACCAGCGAAGTATCAGCACACGGGAAGCTTAGATCTTGCAATTGTCTGATCGATGGACGGTTCGTCTTGAAAATCTCGGATTTCGGACTGAAGACTCTGACTACGCCTTCCGATTTGATCATGGACGACGTTTATTACACCA AGTTACTCTGGATCGCACCGGAACTATTGCCATTGACCGTGACTCCCGGAAGCGCAGCGACTCAGAAAGGCGATGTTTACAGTTTCGCGATTATCTTAGAGGAAATCGTGGTGCGTGGCGGTCCCTATGAGACTGTCAAAGGGTTCATGACTCCCCAAGAG ATCGTCAGCCGTGTAGCAGCGTCCGAAACACCGCCGTTCAGACCGGAAGTGACACCGAAGGACTGTCCTCCGGATATACTATTCCTCATGGAGAAATGTTGGAACGAAATGGCAGAGGAGCGACCCACTTTTCACGCTGTTCGTGGTACCATACGTGGAATTATGAA GGGCTACTGCGAGAACCTGATGGACGACCTGCTGAGACGAATGGAGCAATACGCGAACAATTTAGAGGCTCTAGTCGAGGAGAAGACGGAGCAGTTAAGTCTAGAAAAACGTCGCAGCGAGGAACTCCTCTATCAAGTCCTCCCTAG gcAAGTGGCGTGCCAGCTGATGGCAGGGGAGCTTGTACAGCCCGAGCAATTCGAATGTGTAACAATCTACTTCAGCGATATAGTCGGATTCACCGCTCTTTGCGCTCAAAGCACGCCGATGGAGGTTGTAGACTTTCTGAATGATCTCTACAGCACTTTCGATAGAATCATCGAGTTCTACGACGTCTACAAG GTGGAGACAATAGGGGACGCGTACATGGTGGTTTCCGGTTTACCGGAAAGGAATGGCGACGTTCATGCTAAGGAGATCGCTTTAATGGCGCTGACTATTCTAGACTCGGTCAAATCGTTCACTATAATGCACAAACAGAACACTCAGTTGAGCGTGAGGATTGGGGTGCATAGTGGGCCCGTTTGCGCTGGCGTGGTAGGCCAAAAGATGCCTCATTATTGTTTATTCGGGGACACCGTGAACACTGCGTCGAGGATGGAGTCCTCGGGACTGC CGCTGTGCATACACGTGTCCGAGGCAACGAAATGCATACTAGACAAGTTTGGTACCTTCGACCTTGAGCTCAGAGGAGAAGTTGAGTTGAAGGGTAAAGGAAGAGTGACGTCCTATTGGTTGAAAGGCTGTTCAGAAACGGATCCAAGGCCACCAACACCGAAATATCGAAGACACAGTGCCAGTTCACCGGAGAACAACTTGAACCCTTTGATCTTCCCGCCGAACAACACGAACGGGCCGAAAACTAACAACAACACCTTCATTAATTTATCCGAGCTACAATAG
- the LOC143215544 gene encoding zinc finger TRAF-type-containing protein 1 homolog isoform X2, which yields MLQQCSQCTNGHLMCAGCFTHVLADARLRDEMATCPNCRIEISRTSPSRNLAVEKAVSELPAECQYCAKEFPRNSLERHEETMCEERISSCKYSRIGCPWRGPNHERPEHEAQCVHPHRTGLDVMEALRDIDARTLEERRLYDNVFDLLSYEKITFNDLQMKPYRTDEFVHKLFYETSRFTAFNNQWVVKARINNSQRDPTQSSERDMTYQLILKTKTTYPLPLHYLILKGPFGDMKVQPRIHRFEFTDQENESPYLPLPLPDTAECNRLLAARAISFRLIMFLASK from the exons ATGCTGCAACAATGTTCACAGTGTACAAATGGACACTTGATGTGTGCCGGTTGCTTCACTCATGTCCTCGCAGATGCCAGGCTGAGAGATGAAATGGCAACGTGTCCCAACTGCAGAATCGAGATCAGCAGAACATCGCCTTCTCGAAATCTGGCAGTTGAGAAAGCTGTGTCTGAGTTACCAGCTGAATGTCAGTATTGCGCTAAGGAGTTTCCGAGAAACTCCTTGGAGCGTCACGAAGAGACCATGTGCGAAGAAAG AATATCCAGTTGCAAGTACAGTAGAATTGGCTGTCCATGGCGTGGGCCCAACCACGAACGTCCAGAGCACGAAGCACAGTGCGTTCATCCTCATCGTACAGGGTTGGACGTTATGGAGGCCCTGCGCGACATCGATGCCCGCACCCTCGAGGAACGTAGGCTGTATGACAATGTCTTTGATCTTTTGTCCTACGAGAAAATCACGTTCAACG ATTTACAAATGAAGCCGTATCGTACAGACGAGTTTGTTCACAAACTCTTTTACGAAACCTCTCGTTTTACGGCGTTTAACAACCAATGGGTTGTCAAAGCGAGGATCAACAATAGTCAGCGTGATCCCACACAGAGCTCCGAAAGGGACATGACTTATCAG CTGATCTTGAAGACAAAGACAACGTACCCGTTGCCGCTTCACTATTTGATCCTGAAAGGACCTTTCGGAGACATGAAAGTACAACCGAGAATTCACAGATTCGAGTTCACCGACCAGGAGAACGAAAGCCCTTACTTACCTTTACCTCTACCCGATACAGCAGAGTGCAATAGACTCCTTGCTGCCAGGGCCATTAGTTTCAG acTAATAATGTTCCTGGCGTCCAAGTAG
- the Ttll1b gene encoding tubulin tyrosine ligase-like 1B: protein MASGTITEGKRAANLSLSTNYGRTSVNCLRRISASAADRKVAFCTDVDKSIIVHNFEKRGWVQVGPEDDWNFYWAATQSCRTIFSVETGYRMDDKQMINHFPNHYELTRKDLLVKNIKRYRKELEREGNPLAERGDGPVKYLYLDFIPVTFVLPADYNMFVEEYRKSPQSTWIMKPCGKSQGAGIFLINKLSKLKKWSREAKNPFNPNLTKESYVISRYIDNPLLIGGKKFDLRLYVLIASFRPLKAYLFKLGFCRFCTVKYDTSIQELDNMYIHLTNVSVQKHGEEYNSKHGGKLSVHNLRLYLESTRGKAVTEKLFANITWCIVHSLKAVAPVMANDRHCFECYGYDIIIDNELKPWLIEVNASPSLTSTTVNDRILKYKLIDNIISIIVPPDGVPDVKWNKCPLPEALGNFELLLDEDICAQEEKEYNGKNRGSSSKWK from the exons ATGGCGTCCGGTACAATCACCGAAGGCAAACGCGCTGCAAATTTAAGTTTATCCACCAATTATGGCag GACATCGGTTAATTGTTTGCGCAGGATATCAGCTAGCGCAGCGGACAGAAAAGTCGCGTTCTGCACGGACGTGGACAAGTCCATAATcgtgcacaatttcgagaaaagagGATGGGTGCAGGTCGGGCCGGAGGATGACTGGAATTTTTATTG GGCGGCCACTCAGTCGTGTAGAACCATATTCAGCGTGGAAACCGGATACAGGATGGACGACAAACA GATGATCAATCATTTCCCGAATCATTACGAACTCACGCGGAAGGATCTGCTCGTGAAGAATATCAAACGGTACCGGAAGGAACTCGAACGAGAGGGAAATCCTCTGGCAGAAAGAGGGGACGGTCCAGTAAAATATCTTTACCTAGACTTCATTCCCGTCACGTTCGTTCTACCAGCAG ACTACAACATGTTCGTGGAAGAGTATCGGAAGTCGCCTCAAAGCACGTGGATCATGAAACCTTGCGGAAAGTCGCAGGGGGCTGGGATATTTCTGATCAACAAGCTGAGTAAATTGAAGAAATGGTCCCGAGAAGCGAAGAACCCGTTCAATCCGAATCTGACGAAGGAGTCGTATGTTATATCTAG ATACATCGACAATCCTCTTCTAATCGGAGGCAAGAAGTTTGATCTACGATTGTACGTTCTGATCGCGTCGTTCCGGCCATTGAAGGCCTACTTGTTCAAGCTGGGCTTCTGTCGATTCTGCACTGTCAAATATGACACCAGTATACAAGAACTTGACAACATGTACATACATCTGACGAACGTGTCCGTGCAAAAGCATGGC GAGGAATATAATTCGAAGCATGGCGGCAAACTGAGCGTGCATAATCTGAGATTGTACCTGGAGAGCACCCGAGGAAAAGCAGTCACGGAAAAGCTGTTCGCAAACATCACCTGGTGCATCGTGCACTCGTTGAAAGCTGTCGCCCCGGTTATGGCGAACGATCGAcactgtttcgagtgctacggCTATGATATCATCATCGACAATGAGCTGAAACCCTGGCTCATAGAG GTAAACGCGTCTCCATCGTTGACTTCAACCACGGTGAACGATCGGATCTTGAAGTACAAGTTGATCGACAATATAATATCGATCATTGTACCTCCGGACGGCGTTCCAGA CGTGAAATGGAACAAGTGTCCACTTCCGGAAGCCTTGGGAAACTTCGAGCTGCTTCTGGATGAAGATATCTGCGCCCAAGAGGAAAAAGAATATAACGGCAAGAACCGGGGATCTTCTAGTAAATGGAAATAG
- the LOC143215526 gene encoding atrial natriuretic peptide receptor 1 isoform X1: MNEIIIVSVRFVSTTGKRRELSICVSRLGLLRGPLERFNFLFTLFLLPFSCNRSRVKLFSPFMLRVSRWLFWVYAADHGDSPRIYNVGVLMASHLNSPFDLERCGPAVDLALAEVNDFLNVHNVQLRKVQGSYPSCSGAMAPGLAADMHFRDNVIAFIGPACAFALEPVARLAAYWNTPIITGMGDQPPSEGELSVTSGILGRINKWKNESSGIFKDKSKYPTLTRMSYCQCRLRLVFSSIFKEFGWSHVALILDRSDLFSWTVGKNLEYGLRKKGLLKFVRELDGNSADEPYHFYLRDASMYARVLILSVRGTLVRKFMLAAHDLGMTRGDWAFLDVEIFQGSYWGDHDWEVGDEDDAVARKAYEALLRVSLLQPTSPRFQDFAETVRQRAQTDYNYTFSEGEEVNFFIGAFYDGVYLLGIALNETLAEGGDILDGISITRRMWDRDFIGITGHVRIDDNGDRDADYSILDLDPITGRFEVVAHYRGLNREYSPVPGKKIHWPGGREGPPADVPECGFLGNDPACTSRTEAYTFVVYTSLALAAFLLAAVAATCVLYRHLRLSADLNNMSWRIRPEELLLEIGKPFSSKINLHQAISENFGLEQRIRRGSQLSCESLPLNTVFTTVGIYKGERVAIKKITKKKVVDITKKLLWEIKQVRDVTSENTVRFIGACLCSPSPTVLILTEYCPRGSLKDVLENEAIKLDWNFRMSLIHDIVKGMSYLHTSEVSAHGKLRSCNCLIDGRFVLKISDFGLKTLTTPSDLIMDDVYYTKLLWIAPELLPLTVTPGSAATQKGDVYSFAIILEEIVVRGGPYETVKGFMTPQEIVSRVAASETPPFRPEVTPKDCPPDILFLMEKCWNEMAEERPTFHAVRGTIRGIMKGYCENLMDDLLRRMEQYANNLEALVEEKTEQLSLEKRRSEELLYQVLPRQVACQLMAGELVQPEQFECVTIYFSDIVGFTALCAQSTPMEVVDFLNDLYSTFDRIIEFYDVYKVETIGDAYMVVSGLPERNGDVHAKEIALMALTILDSVKSFTIMHKQNTQLSVRIGVHSGPVCAGVVGQKMPHYCLFGDTVNTASRMESSGLPLCIHVSEATKCILDKFGTFDLELRGEVELKGKGRVTSYWLKGCSETDPRPPTPKYRRHSASSPENNLNPLIFPPNNTNGPKTNNNTFINLSELQ, translated from the exons ATGAATGAAATAATCATCGTTTCTGTGCGATTTGTTTCGACGACCGGCAAGCGGAGAGAATTGTCCATTTGCGTTTCTCGATTGGGGCTGCTCCGGGGACCCCTCGAACGTTTCAATTTTCTCTTCACCCTTTTTCTTCTTCCCTTTTCCTGCAATCGATCTCGCGTGAAACTTTTTTCCCCGTTTATGTTACGCGTATCTCGGTGGCTTTTCTGGGTTTACGCAGCTGATCATGGGGACTCCCCGAGGATCTACAACGTCGGTGTTCTGATGGCCTCGCATCTGAACAGCCCGTTCGATCTCGAGAGATGCGGTCCAGCCGTCGACTTGGCCTTGGCCGAAGTGAACGACTTTCTGAACGTCCATAACGTACAGCTGAGGAAAGTTCAAGGAAG CTACCCATCCTGCAGCGGGGCGATGGCACCGGGGTTGGCAGCGGACATGCACTTCCGAGACAACGTGATAGCGTTCATAGGTCCGGCTTGCGCGTTCGCTTTGGAACCGGTAGCGAGGCTCGCAGCCTATTGGAACACTCCGATTATCACAGGAATGGGCGATCAA CCACCGTCGGAAGGCGAGTTGTCCGTAACCTCCGGCATCCTTGGCAGAATCAATAAGTGGAAAAACGAAAGCTCG GGCATTTTCAAGGACAAGAGCAAGTATCCAACCCTGACCAGGATGTCCTACTGCCAGTGCAGACTGCGACTGGTCTTCTCCAGTATTTTTAAAGAGTTCGGATGGTCTCATGTTGCCTTGATATTGGATAGGTCCGATCTGTTCTCGTGGACCGTGGGGAAGAATTTAGAGTACGGTCTCCGGAAAAAGGGGTTGCTCAAGTTTGTTAGGGAACTCGATGGCAACTCCGCCGATGAACCCTATCACTTTTATTTGAGGGATGCTAGCATGTATGCCAGAG TGTTGATTCTCAGTGTTCGCGGGACACTCGTCCGGAAATTCATGCTAGCTGCTCACGATTTGGGAATGACCAGAGGCGATTGGGCGTTTCTCGATGTCGAAATATTTCAG GGTTCCTATTGGGGCGATCATGATTGGGAAGTCGGCGACGAGGACGACGCTGTGGCGAGGAAAGCTTACGAGGCTTTGCTCAGAGTCTCTCTATTGCAACCGACAAGTCCGAGGTTTCAAGATTTCGCGGAGACGGTGCGACAAAGGGCGCAAACCGATTACAACTACACTTTTTCCGAAGGAGAGGAA GTGAACTTCTTCATCGGAGCGTTCTACGACGGAGTCTATCTACTTGGTATAGCCCTGAACGAGACATTGGCAGAGGGTGGCGACATCCTAGATGGAATCTCGATCACCAGGAGGATGTGGGACCGGGACTTCATTGGTATTACGGGACACGTGAGGATCGACGACAATGGTGACCGCGACGCCGACTACAGTATCCTGGATTTAGATCCTATCACTGGAAG GTTCGAGGTGGTCGCTCACTATCGTGGATTGAATCGGGAGTACAGTCCGGTTCCGGGGAAGAAGATTCACTGGCCAGGAGGGAGAGAAGGTCCTCCAGCTGATGTTCCGGAATGCGGATTTCTGGGGAATGATCCTGCGTGCACATCGAGGACGGAAGCTTACACTTTCGTTGTGTATACGAGTCTAGCGCTTGCAGCTTTTCTGCTAGCTGCTGTGGCTGCCACGTGCGTTTTGTACAG ACACTTGAGATTGTCGGCGGATCTGAACAATATGTCTTGGAGGATCAGACCCGAAGAGCTGTTGCTGGAGATAGGGAAACCGTTTTCGTCGAAGATCAACTTGCACCAAGCCATATCCGAG aatTTTGGACTGGAGCAACGGATTCGAAGAGGATCGCAACTCAGTTGCGAATCCCTGCCGCTGAACACAGTGTTCACCACGGTAGGGATTTACAAAGGTGAGAGGGTGGCTATCAAGAAGATTACCAAGAAGAAGGTGGTCGACATCACGAAGAAGTTACTGTGGGAGATTAAGCAAGTGAGAGATGTTACTTCGGAGAACACTGTCAG atttaTAGGCGCCTGTCTCTGTTCTCCGTCGCCGACAGTTCTGATCCTGACGGAGTATTGTCCTCGTGGGTCCTTAAAGGATGTCCTGGAGAACGAGGCCATCAAACTCGACTGGAACTTCCGGATGTCCTTGATTCACGACATAGTGAAG GGGATGTCCTATCTTCACACCAGCGAAGTATCAGCACACGGGAAGCTTAGATCTTGCAATTGTCTGATCGATGGACGGTTCGTCTTGAAAATCTCGGATTTCGGACTGAAGACTCTGACTACGCCTTCCGATTTGATCATGGACGACGTTTATTACACCA AGTTACTCTGGATCGCACCGGAACTATTGCCATTGACCGTGACTCCCGGAAGCGCAGCGACTCAGAAAGGCGATGTTTACAGTTTCGCGATTATCTTAGAGGAAATCGTGGTGCGTGGCGGTCCCTATGAGACTGTCAAAGGGTTCATGACTCCCCAAGAG ATCGTCAGCCGTGTAGCAGCGTCCGAAACACCGCCGTTCAGACCGGAAGTGACACCGAAGGACTGTCCTCCGGATATACTATTCCTCATGGAGAAATGTTGGAACGAAATGGCAGAGGAGCGACCCACTTTTCACGCTGTTCGTGGTACCATACGTGGAATTATGAA GGGCTACTGCGAGAACCTGATGGACGACCTGCTGAGACGAATGGAGCAATACGCGAACAATTTAGAGGCTCTAGTCGAGGAGAAGACGGAGCAGTTAAGTCTAGAAAAACGTCGCAGCGAGGAACTCCTCTATCAAGTCCTCCCTAG gcAAGTGGCGTGCCAGCTGATGGCAGGGGAGCTTGTACAGCCCGAGCAATTCGAATGTGTAACAATCTACTTCAGCGATATAGTCGGATTCACCGCTCTTTGCGCTCAAAGCACGCCGATGGAGGTTGTAGACTTTCTGAATGATCTCTACAGCACTTTCGATAGAATCATCGAGTTCTACGACGTCTACAAG GTGGAGACAATAGGGGACGCGTACATGGTGGTTTCCGGTTTACCGGAAAGGAATGGCGACGTTCATGCTAAGGAGATCGCTTTAATGGCGCTGACTATTCTAGACTCGGTCAAATCGTTCACTATAATGCACAAACAGAACACTCAGTTGAGCGTGAGGATTGGGGTGCATAGTGGGCCCGTTTGCGCTGGCGTGGTAGGCCAAAAGATGCCTCATTATTGTTTATTCGGGGACACCGTGAACACTGCGTCGAGGATGGAGTCCTCGGGACTGC CGCTGTGCATACACGTGTCCGAGGCAACGAAATGCATACTAGACAAGTTTGGTACCTTCGACCTTGAGCTCAGAGGAGAAGTTGAGTTGAAGGGTAAAGGAAGAGTGACGTCCTATTGGTTGAAAGGCTGTTCAGAAACGGATCCAAGGCCACCAACACCGAAATATCGAAGACACAGTGCCAGTTCACCGGAGAACAACTTGAACCCTTTGATCTTCCCGCCGAACAACACGAACGGGCCGAAAACTAACAACAACACCTTCATTAATTTATCCGAGCTACAATAG